The Chitinophaga niabensis genomic interval TAATGGATGGCCAGACAAAAGCCATTACAGCAAAAAGTATCGCCAGTACGCCCCGCAGGACCATTAACCACCAGTATTTAGCAAGTTCACGGATCATAAAAGCTTTTTGATTATTCATAGTAAACAGGTGCCACCAAAAATTGTTCGATGTGGTTTCCTGCTGTCAATGGGTAGTTATTAACAAAAAATCACATGCGAACAGCCATTCAGGATTCTAAAAAGATATCCCCGATATTTCGTAACTTTGCGGCTTCAAAATTTCAATTAGTCAGCACAATGATCAGTGTAAAAAACGTCACGCTCTCTTTCGGTAAAAGGGTATTGTTCGATGAGGTGAACCTCAACTTTACGAAGGGAAACTGCTATGGTGTTATCGGCGCCAACGGAGCGGGGAAATCTACTTTCCTCAAGATACTGTCCGGCGAGATAGAGCCTAATAAGGGTACGGTAGAGATTACGCCGGGTGAACGTATGTCCGTGCTCAAGCAGAACCACTATGAGTTTGATGAAGTTACCGTATTGAATGCGGTGCTTATGGGAAATAAAAAGCTTTGGGAAATTGCCCACGAACGGGATACTATATACGCTAAGGAAGACTTTACCGAAGAAGACGGCATGCGTGCAGGTGAACTGGAAGCAGAATATGGCGAAATGGGCGGTTACACCGCAGAAAGTGATGCGGGAGTACTGCTGGGCGACCTGGGAGTGAAAGAAGACATGCACGGCATTCTCATGAAGGAACTGAGTGGTGCCCTGAAAGTAAGGGTATTGCTGGCACAGGCCCTGTTCGGTAATCCGGACATACTGCTGCTGGATGAGCCTACCAACCACCTGGACGTTGAAACCATCGGCTGGTTGGAGAACTTCCTCGCTGATTATGAGAACATTGTGATCGTGGTGAGTCACGACAGGCACTTCCTCGATGCAGTTTGTACACACGTGGCAGACGTTGACCGTGCTAAGATCAAGATCTTCACCGGTAACTATACTTTCTGGTACGAATCCAGCCAGTTGATTGCCCGCCAGGTGAATGATAAGAACAAGAAGATGGAAGAGAAGCGGAAAGACCTCCTGGACTTTATCGCCCGGTTCAGTGCTAACGCCTCTAAATCCAAACAGGCTACTTCCCGTAAGAAAGCTTTGGAAAAACTGGTGATAGAAGACATCGAACCATCCAGCCGTAAATACCCGGGTATCATCTTTAAGCAACAGCGGGAAGTGGGTAACCAGATCCTGAATGTAGAGAAACTGGAGAAAACCATCGATGGC includes:
- a CDS encoding ABC-F family ATP-binding cassette domain-containing protein encodes the protein MISVKNVTLSFGKRVLFDEVNLNFTKGNCYGVIGANGAGKSTFLKILSGEIEPNKGTVEITPGERMSVLKQNHYEFDEVTVLNAVLMGNKKLWEIAHERDTIYAKEDFTEEDGMRAGELEAEYGEMGGYTAESDAGVLLGDLGVKEDMHGILMKELSGALKVRVLLAQALFGNPDILLLDEPTNHLDVETIGWLENFLADYENIVIVVSHDRHFLDAVCTHVADVDRAKIKIFTGNYTFWYESSQLIARQVNDKNKKMEEKRKDLLDFIARFSANASKSKQATSRKKALEKLVIEDIEPSSRKYPGIIFKQQREVGNQILNVEKLEKTIDGRKIFSDVSFSVNKGDKIAFLSKDHLALTTFFDIINGEQQADSGKLEWGTTVTKAYLPDDNAKFFTGDYNLMDWLRQFVPPHITTDVDEPFLRGFLGKMLFSGDEVMKKTSVLSGGEKVRCMVSRMMLQDPNVVILDEPTNHLDLESIQSFNESMKDFKGIVLFTTHDHTFMQSVATRIIEITPAGIIDRLTTFDEYLADERIKALRAEMYGEAVTA